Proteins co-encoded in one Sporosarcina sp. FSL K6-1522 genomic window:
- a CDS encoding response regulator transcription factor, protein MRTILLVDDEQRMLDLIELFLMPQDFRCLKETSGERALATLEREKVSLVLLDVMMPEMDGWEVCQRIRAFSDVPIIMLTARSDKLDVVKGLGTGADDYMTKPFDERELTARVQALLRRFPDDALAGDKIVYGDFKLDKETYSIQYNAVTAQLTLKEFYIIEALIARPKKTFTREELLHAAWEFDTYTDIRTVDSHIRNLREKLKNKGFPIDAFLKTVWGIGYKWS, encoded by the coding sequence ATGCGGACGATTTTACTAGTGGATGATGAACAGCGAATGCTGGATCTAATTGAATTGTTTTTAATGCCACAAGACTTCAGGTGTTTGAAGGAGACGAGTGGAGAGCGGGCATTGGCGACACTTGAACGAGAAAAGGTCAGCCTTGTATTATTAGATGTCATGATGCCAGAAATGGACGGCTGGGAAGTTTGTCAACGAATACGCGCATTTTCGGATGTCCCGATTATTATGTTGACGGCGAGATCAGATAAGCTCGATGTTGTGAAGGGGCTTGGTACAGGCGCGGATGATTACATGACAAAACCTTTTGACGAACGAGAATTAACAGCGAGAGTCCAAGCGTTGTTACGGCGTTTTCCTGACGATGCGTTAGCGGGTGACAAGATTGTTTATGGTGATTTCAAGCTAGATAAAGAAACGTACTCCATACAATACAACGCTGTTACAGCACAACTGACCTTAAAAGAGTTTTATATTATCGAGGCGTTAATCGCACGGCCAAAAAAGACATTTACACGCGAAGAGTTATTGCATGCTGCATGGGAATTTGACACATATACGGATATTCGCACAGTGGATTCGCATATTCGTAATTTACGAGAAAAGTTGAAAAATAAAGGATTTCCGATTGATGCGTTCCTCAAAACCGTGTGGGGCATTGGCTATAAGTGGAGTTAA
- a CDS encoding sulfite exporter TauE/SafE family protein produces MYGWLSKLSATISEPLTGLMHAFAGEPLIFALLLGFIGAVAPCQLTGNMSAITFYGNRTVQMKNNWSEIAFFIAGKVVVFSLLGLLAWLFGRSFETKMTEYFSLFRKGIGPLIMMTGVVLLGILKLEFLHRLTARIPMRMRGGKVGSFLLGASFSLAFCPTMFVIFFLWLMPVVATTSYGLVLPAVFGIATSVPLLLLWALIWLFDEKRLIMKRSRKVGSAIQRFAGILLVIIGLFDTLTFWGV; encoded by the coding sequence ATGTATGGATGGCTATCAAAACTAAGTGCAACAATTAGTGAACCGCTCACGGGGCTGATGCATGCTTTTGCAGGTGAGCCACTGATCTTTGCGTTGCTGTTAGGTTTCATCGGGGCGGTTGCGCCTTGTCAGTTAACGGGGAATATGAGTGCGATAACGTTTTATGGTAATCGAACGGTTCAAATGAAAAATAATTGGTCGGAAATCGCTTTTTTTATCGCTGGAAAAGTAGTGGTTTTTAGCTTGCTTGGTTTGCTCGCTTGGCTATTTGGCCGATCGTTTGAGACGAAAATGACGGAGTATTTTTCGCTATTTCGTAAAGGGATTGGACCGTTGATTATGATGACGGGGGTTGTCCTGTTAGGTATTCTCAAGTTGGAGTTTTTACATCGACTAACAGCGCGTATTCCGATGCGGATGCGCGGAGGAAAGGTTGGCTCTTTTCTGTTGGGTGCTAGTTTTTCCTTAGCGTTTTGTCCAACGATGTTTGTGATTTTCTTTTTGTGGCTAATGCCCGTCGTGGCGACGACTTCTTATGGTTTGGTTTTACCGGCAGTGTTCGGCATTGCAACGTCAGTTCCGCTCCTGTTATTATGGGCGCTTATCTGGTTGTTTGATGAAAAGCGTTTGATTATGAAGCGAAGCAGAAAAGTTGGGAGTGCGATTCAACGTTTTGCGGGTATCCTTTTGGTCATCATTGGCTTATTCGATACGCTTACTTTTTGGGGAGTTTGA
- a CDS encoding ZIP family metal transporter: protein MLEFFMGLDPVYQALLATLFTWGMTAIGAALVFTTKTVNQKLMDGMLGFAGGVMIAASFWSLLAPAIEMAESGPFPSWFPAASGFLLGGFFLWLADKIIPHLHPTSSMKEAEGIHPEKKRRSTLLVLAITLHNIPEGLAVGVAFGAVAAGFPSASLAAAIALAVGIGIQNLPEGTAVSMPLRRDGMSRKKAFLYGQSSGAVEPIAAVIGVLAVTLMAPILPFALSFAAGAMIFVVVEEVIPGSQENGNKDLASMCLMLGFAVMMILDVAFG, encoded by the coding sequence ATGCTTGAATTTTTTATGGGGCTAGATCCCGTTTACCAAGCTTTGCTCGCGACTTTATTCACCTGGGGAATGACTGCGATTGGTGCGGCATTGGTCTTTACGACGAAGACGGTGAATCAAAAGCTGATGGACGGTATGCTGGGCTTCGCAGGGGGTGTGATGATTGCGGCTAGTTTTTGGTCGTTGCTGGCACCGGCGATTGAGATGGCGGAAAGTGGACCATTTCCATCCTGGTTCCCCGCTGCGTCAGGTTTTTTGTTAGGTGGGTTCTTCTTGTGGCTAGCTGATAAGATCATTCCGCATTTGCATCCAACTTCGTCAATGAAGGAAGCTGAGGGCATACATCCTGAAAAGAAGCGCCGCAGCACACTACTTGTGCTTGCCATTACACTGCACAACATTCCTGAAGGGTTAGCTGTAGGTGTTGCATTTGGTGCTGTGGCTGCTGGTTTTCCATCGGCGTCACTAGCTGCTGCGATTGCGTTAGCGGTCGGAATTGGAATTCAAAATTTACCCGAAGGTACGGCTGTTTCCATGCCTTTGCGGAGAGATGGGATGTCCCGTAAAAAGGCGTTTCTGTATGGTCAATCTTCAGGAGCAGTAGAGCCAATCGCTGCCGTTATTGGGGTTTTGGCCGTTACGCTCATGGCACCGATTTTACCATTTGCCTTAAGTTTTGCGGCGGGCGCAATGATTTTTGTTGTTGTCGAAGAAGTGATCCCAGGTTCGCAGGAAAATGGTAATAAGGATTTAGCTTCGATGTGTTTAATGCTTGGATTTGCGGTCATGATGATTTTGGACGTAGCATTTGGATAA
- a CDS encoding sugar transferase codes for MEKLHRRLDVRTPIMYRYHYGKRIFDIVSSLLLLICLLPLLILLSIAIILFSGRPVFFAQSRTGIDNKPFTIFKFRTMKATKQADSRHQYEWQEGVPDNFLFKTADDVAVTAIGKILRKYSLDELPQLLNVLIGNMSIVGPRPEIPEITNLYSNQQAKRLLVKPGITGYAQVNGRSEINHGKKIAYDLYYVNNRSLLLDFKIIRATIVTVIKGKGAY; via the coding sequence GTGGAAAAGTTGCATCGTCGTTTAGATGTAAGAACGCCCATTATGTATCGCTATCATTATGGAAAGAGGATTTTTGATATTGTGAGTAGTTTACTGCTTCTTATTTGTTTACTGCCTTTGCTCATCTTATTGTCGATTGCGATTATCTTGTTTTCAGGTAGACCAGTCTTTTTCGCCCAATCAAGAACGGGTATTGATAATAAACCCTTTACGATTTTTAAGTTTCGTACGATGAAAGCCACGAAACAAGCGGACAGCAGGCATCAGTATGAATGGCAAGAAGGTGTTCCCGACAATTTTCTTTTTAAAACAGCAGATGATGTAGCCGTCACGGCAATTGGAAAGATATTACGGAAATATAGTTTGGACGAGTTGCCGCAACTTCTGAATGTCTTGATAGGAAATATGAGCATTGTTGGACCGCGGCCAGAAATACCGGAAATTACAAATCTATATAGCAACCAACAGGCAAAGCGTTTACTTGTTAAACCAGGGATTACAGGGTATGCACAAGTGAATGGACGATCTGAAATCAATCATGGCAAGAAAATAGCATACGATCTTTACTATGTTAATAATAGGAGCCTGTTGCTAGATTTCAAGATTATTAGAGCGACAATCGTAACGGTCATAAAGGGAAAAGGGGCTTATTGA
- a CDS encoding glucose-6-phosphate isomerase has product MGYIRLDYSKVTPSFGTDDLHYYQERIDVFHKAIRHSFESEHNSLGWVDLPVQFDKEELKHIKRAASKVKKTSDVLLVIGIGGSYLGSRAAIEMLTHSFYNLLPKEKRTTPQLFFVGHNLSSVYISDLMELLEGKDFSINVISKSGTTMEPAIAFRIFRQLLVDRYGEMGAKSRIYVTTDGVKGSLKTVATLEGYETFAIPENIGGRYSVLTAVGLFPIAVSGICIDELLRGARAARGELDQRDVTKNAAYQYAAIRNSLYKQGKTIELLVSYEPNFHYFAEWWKQLYAESEGKNNKGIFPTSAIFSTDLHSLGQYIQEGRQDLFETIIQVQTPQKELVIETETSDFDELNYLGGRTVEFVKNKAFEGALLAHTEGGTPNLIIQIPEINPFTFGYLVYFFQLSCAMSGYLLGVNPFNQPGVEAYKKNMFHLLDRPGYEKKQVEVVQVTSV; this is encoded by the coding sequence ATGGGTTATATTCGACTCGATTACTCGAAAGTTACTCCATCTTTTGGAACGGACGATTTACATTACTATCAAGAGCGTATTGATGTTTTTCATAAAGCAATACGCCATAGCTTTGAGTCAGAGCATAATTCGTTAGGCTGGGTGGATTTACCAGTCCAGTTTGACAAAGAAGAATTGAAACACATTAAACGCGCTGCTTCGAAAGTGAAGAAGACGAGTGATGTTTTACTGGTCATTGGAATTGGTGGCTCTTATTTAGGATCTCGTGCGGCAATTGAGATGCTGACCCATAGTTTTTATAATCTCCTCCCTAAAGAAAAGCGCACTACCCCCCAACTATTCTTTGTCGGTCATAATTTGAGTTCAGTTTACATATCGGATCTCATGGAGTTGCTAGAGGGAAAAGATTTCTCAATCAATGTCATATCGAAGTCAGGTACAACGATGGAGCCGGCAATCGCATTTCGGATATTCCGGCAATTACTTGTCGATAGATATGGAGAGATGGGGGCGAAATCACGTATTTATGTAACAACAGACGGAGTGAAAGGGTCATTAAAAACAGTAGCTACACTAGAAGGGTATGAAACGTTTGCCATTCCCGAAAATATTGGCGGTCGCTATTCTGTGCTCACAGCAGTCGGACTTTTTCCAATTGCGGTAAGTGGTATTTGTATAGATGAATTGCTAAGGGGGGCTCGTGCGGCAAGGGGGGAGTTAGATCAGCGGGATGTAACTAAAAATGCGGCCTACCAATATGCTGCAATTCGCAACAGCCTGTATAAACAGGGGAAAACCATTGAGCTATTAGTGAGCTATGAGCCCAACTTTCACTATTTCGCAGAATGGTGGAAACAATTATATGCAGAAAGCGAAGGGAAAAATAACAAAGGGATATTTCCTACTTCGGCCATTTTTTCTACAGACCTCCATTCATTAGGACAATATATTCAAGAAGGCAGACAAGATTTATTTGAAACCATTATTCAAGTTCAAACGCCTCAAAAAGAATTGGTTATTGAAACAGAAACCTCCGATTTCGATGAATTGAATTATTTGGGTGGCAGGACGGTTGAGTTTGTTAAAAATAAGGCTTTTGAAGGTGCTCTGCTTGCTCATACAGAAGGAGGGACCCCTAATCTCATCATTCAGATTCCAGAAATCAATCCGTTTACATTCGGCTATTTAGTCTACTTTTTCCAACTGTCCTGTGCTATGAGTGGGTACTTACTAGGGGTGAATCCATTCAATCAACCCGGTGTAGAGGCCTATAAAAAGAATATGTTTCACCTATTGGATAGGCCTGGGTACGAGAAGAAACAAGTCGAAGTTGTACAGGTTACAAGTGTCTAG